Below is a genomic region from Flavobacterium ginsengisoli.
AGTAAGGAATTGGTTTCATTTGGCGGAATTTCAACAGATGCCAATGAAGATTTGAGCAATGTTTATGTTTATCCAAATCTGGTTCGTCCTACTTACACAGCAACCGTTAAAGTTGCAGGATTGATTGATAAGGCAAATGTTAAAATTACCGATATTGAAGGGAATTTAGTTTACAAAGTAACATCTTTGGGCAGAACAATCGAATGGGACACAACTGCTTTCGGAAGATATAAAGTAGCATCTGGAGTTTATATGGTTTTTATTTCCGTACAAGACGGAGTCGAAACTAAAGTTAAAAGTGATGATTATTCGATGAAGTATCATTTTTATTTGTTTTTTTGCCCAGCAAAAAATTAAGTATTATACTTACTATTATTTCTGAACTAAAAAAACAAGGAATGCTCTTTAATTCTTTCAACTTTGTAATTTTTCTGCCAATAGTGTTTTTTTTATATTGGGTTATTGTAAATAAAACACTTAAGTTTCAAAATCTTTTACTTCTTGTTTCCAGTTATTTCTTTTATGCCTGTTGGGATTGGAGGTTTTTATTTCTACTAGTCTTTTCTACTATGCTAGATTATTTTTCTGGTATAAAGATTTCTGAATCTAAGAGTCTAAAAGTTCGAAAGTTTTGGTTTTGGTTGAGTATATCAATAAATCTTGGCTTTCTGGGCTTTTTTAAGTACTATAATTTCTTTGTTGAATCTTTTGCGGAAGGACTAGCTAATTTTGGTTTGAAGGTAAATCCTCTGACTCTAGATATTTTGTCGCCAGTTGGAATTTCATTTTATACTTTTCATGGTTTGTCTTATGTTATTGATATTTACAAAGACAGAATTAAAGCAGAAAAAAATCTTATTGATTATTCTTTGTTTGTAAGTTTTTTTCCGTTGCTCGTTGCGGGACCAATTGAGCGAGCGACACATCTATTGCCTCAGATTAAGAAAAAAAGATCTTTTGATTATTCAAAAGCAGTCGACGGCTTAAGGCAAATTTTATGGGGATTGTTTAAAAAAATTGTTATCGCAGATCAATGTGCTCAATATGCTACAGATATTTTTAATCATTCTTCTGAATATTCTGGAAGTACGCTTGTTCTTGGCGCAGTTTTTTTTGCTTTTCAAATTTACGGTGATTTTTCGGGATATTCTGATATAGCAATTGGAACTGCACGACTTTTTGGTATCGATTTATTGAGAAATTTTGCTTTTCCTTATTTTTCGAGGGATATTGCGGAGTTTTGGAGAAGGTGGCATATTTCACTTTCTACTTGGTTTAGGGATTATTTATATATTCCGTTAGGAGGAAGTAAGGGCGGAACTTGGATGAAAATTAGAAATACCTTCATCATTTTTTTAGTTAGCGGATTTTGGCATGGTGCTAATTGGACTTTTATTGTATGGGGTTTACTGCATGCATTATATATCATGCCTTCAATTATTTTCAATACAAATAGAAAAAACTTAGACATTGTAGCTCAAGGAAGATTTATACCTAATGGAAAAGAAATTCTTCAAATGATTATGACGTTTTGTTTGACTGTTTTCGCTTGGATATTCTTTAGAGCAGATAGTTTGAAGCATGCTGTAAGCTATATTTCCAAAATATTTTCAAGTTCATTGTTTACTTCTGTTAAATATGATGGTGATGATTTTAAGAACGTATTATTTCTTCTTTTGTTTGTTTTTATAGTTGTTGAATGGTTGGGTAGAGAAAATCAATTTGCGATAGCAAAATTGGGGCTAAGATGGAAGCCTTTATTTAGATATGCTTTTTATTTTGTAATCATTATTGCAATATTTTGGTATAGTGGTGAACAACAGCAATTTATTTATTTTCAGTTTTAGCGTATGAGAAAAATTATCCTGAAAACCGTTTTATTTGTATCTCCTTTCATAATTCTTCATCTTATTACAGCAACGTTTTATTTTAGTTCACTTGCGGCTCCAGATTTATTGCGAGTAGGTTACTTTCCTTTTTTTAAGGAATATAGAAGTGTTTTTCAAAAAGAATTTGAGAGGAAATCTTATTTTAATGAAATTTCAAAGGCAAAAAATAAGAAAGCAAAAATTCTTATCATGGGAGATTCTTTTTCAGGGCAAGGTAATTATGGTTACAAAAATTATTTAGCAGAAAAACATTCTGTTTTGCACTTAGATACATCCTTTAAGGGGAATAGATTGCAAATTTTGTATGAATTTTTGAATAGTGATTTTTTTGAAGAATATGAAGTTGAATATGTAGTCTTAGAAAATGTTGAGAGAAAATTTGTATACAATTCAAAAAAAATAGACGTTTCTAAAACAAGAAAGCGGTTTGAGTTTAATAAAACGGAAAATAATCACAAGGCATTGATAAAAAAAGAAAAAGGAGGTTTCTTTTCGAGAGAAACAATCTCTTTTCCTTTTTCGATGTTTAGATTTTATTTAGATGAAAACTATTTGTCTAAAAATGTGTATAATGTTACTCTGAAAACAAACAAATTATTCAGCAATAATTCCTCCAAATTATTATTTTCAGAAGAAGACATGTTGGGTGTTCAGCTAAATAATAATTTGGAAGGAGTCATAAAGTTAAATAATGTTTTAAATGACTTGTCAAAAAAGCTAAGAGAAAAAAGTAAAGCTTATAGTCTTGCCAGCTCCTGATAAATATGATTTATATTATGATTATATTTTAGATAAAACAAATTTTCCAAAGCCATTGTTTTTTCAATACTTAGGCTTCCTTAAAAAAGATTATATTTATATAGATTCAAAAAGAAAGCTTTTAGATCAACTGGAAGTTAAGAAAGACATGTATTTTTATGATGACACACATTGGTCTCCTGTAGCTTCCAAAATAATAGCGAATGAGATTGATAAAGTGGTGAATTAATAAACGGAGTTAAGTTGTTGATTTTAACTTGAAGAAATTAGAAAATAAATGCAAGTCAAAACCAAAGCCATAGTAATTTCATCATTAAAATTTCAGGAAAAAAGCTTGATCGTAAAATGTTTTACACTATCCAGTGGACTGAAATCTTATTTTGTACGTGACGCTTTTTCTAGCAGAAAGGCAAGTCAGAAAATTGCTTATTTTCAGCCGTTTTCGATTTTAGAAATTGAAGCCGTTCACAAAAATAAAGGCACTTTAGAAAATTTTAAAGAAATAAAAAGTGCTGTTCCATTTCAGACTATTCATACTGATATTGTGAAAAGTACAATGGTTATGTTTCTTTCAGAGATCGTTGCATTATTCTATTCAAGAAGAAGAAAAAAACGAACAGTTATTTCTCTTTTTAGAAACGGCATTAACTTGGCTAGATCATCATGATGAAATTTCTAATTTTCATTTAATTCTGCTCTTAGAAATCACAAAATATCTTGGTTTTTATCCCGATACTTCTGAGATCGATTTGCCTTTTTTTGAAATGAATGAAGGCGTTTTTACACTTTTTCAAAAAGCAAATGTGCTTTCAGAACATGAAACCAATTTGTTTAAAAAATTACTGGAATTAAAATTTGATAATGATCAAAAAGTCTTTCATGTTTTAGAAAGACAAATTCTTCTGAAAATTCTAATCGATTATTATAGTCTTCATTTGGAAGGATTCAAAAAACCTAAATCTTTAGAGATTTTAAAGGAAGTTTTCTCTTAAATAGATAAAAAGAACATTATTTGTTGCGGAATCTACTCAAAATTTCCCGAAATCGGTCTTTTTTCCGTTATCTTTTATCTATTTCCCTCAAAATTCCTTACTTTCGCACCTCGTTTAAGAAAAGGATAAAATGAGTACAAAATTTACTGAATACAAAGGACTTGACTTGCCAACTGTAGCGTCTGAAGTTCTTGATTTTTGGAAGAAAGAAAATATATTTGAAAAGAGTGTGACAACTCGCGAAGGTGCTGAGCCTTTCGTATTTTTTGAAGGTCCGCCTTCAGCAAACGGATTACCTGGAATTCACCACGTAATGGCACGTGCGATTAAAGATATTTTTTGCAGATATAAAACTCAGAAAGGTTTTCAGGTTAAAAGAAAAGCTGGATGGGATACTCACGGTTTGCCTGTAGAATTGGGTACCGAAAAAGAATTAGGAATTACAAAAGAAGATATTGGTAAAACAATTTCGATCGAAGAATATAACGAAGCGTGTAAAAAAACCGTTATGCGTTATACCGATGTATGGAATGATTTGACCGAAAAAATGGGGTATTGGGTAGATATGGAAGATCCATATGTGACTTATAAGCCAAAATACATGGAATCGGTTTGGTGGCTTTTGAAACAAATCTATGATAAAGGTTTATTGTACAAAGGATACACAATTCAGCCATATTCTCCAAAAGCAGGAACCGGATTATCTTCTCACGAAGTAAATCAGCCTGGAGCTTACCGTGATGTAACTGATACTACAATTGTAGCACAGTTTAAAACGCTTCCCGAAACTTTGCCTTCATTCTTGCAAGGTTTTGGAGATATTCACATTTTAGCTTGGACGACAACTCCTTGGACATTGCCATCAAATACAGCTTTGACAGTTGGTCCAAAAATCGATTATGTTTTAGTTAAAACTTTCAATCAATATACTTTTGAGCCAATCAATGTTGTTTTGGCTAAAAACTTAGTTGGAAAACAATTCGGAAAAGGATTTTTCTTAAGTGAAGACGATGCTGATTTTGACAATGTGAAAAACGGTGACAAAAAACTTCCTTACAAAATTTTAACCGAAGCAAAAGGAGCGGATTTAGTAGAAATTCGTTACGAGCAATTATTGCCTTATGTACTGCCTTATGAAAATGCTGAAAACGCATTTAGAGTAATCGCAGGTGATTTTGTTACAACTGAAGATGGAACTGGAATTGTACATACAGCTCCGACTTTTGGTGCAGATGATGCTAAAGTGGCAAAAGAAGCAAAACCAGAAGTTCCGCCAATGTTGGTTTTAGACGAAAACGGAACTCCAGTTCCATTAGTAGATTTACAAGGAAAATTCACTTCACATTTAGGTGATTTAGCTGGTAAATACGTTAAAAACGAATATTACGATGCAGGACAAGCTCCAGAGAAATCTGTAGATGTTGAAATTGCGATTCGTTTAAAAGAAGAAAATAAAGCATTTAAAGTTGAAAAATACGTGCACAGTTATCCGCATAGCTGGAGAACAGACGAGCCGTTATTATACTATCCTCTAGATTCATGGTTCATCAAAGTAACCGATGTAAAAGATAGAATGTTCGACCTGAACGAAACTATCAATTGGAAACCTAAATCTACTGGTGAAGGACGTTTTGGAAATTGGCTTAAAAATGCTAATGATTGGAACTTATCTCGTTCTAGATATTGGGGAATTCCGTTGCCAATTTGGAGAACAGAAGATAAAACAGAAGAAGTTATTATCGGTTCTGTTGAAGAATTGTACAATGCAATCGAAAAATCGATCGAAGCAGGTTTCCAAAAAGAAAATCCGTTTAAAGGATTTGAAATCGGAAATATGTCTGAGGCAAATTACGATTTAATCGATTTACACAAAAATGTGGTTGATGGACTTACTTTAGTTTCGGCTTCAGGGAAACCAATGAAGCGTGAAAGTGATCTAATCGACGTTTGGTTTGATTCTGGAGCAATGCCTTATGCACAATGGCATTATCCTTTTGAAAACAAAGAAAAAATTGATGATAACAAAGATTTTCCAGCGAACTTCATTGCCGAAGGAGTAGACCAGACACGTGGATGGTTCTATACCTTACATGCTATCGGAACTTTGGTTTTTGATAAAATAGCGTACAAAAACGTAGTTTCAAATGGTCTTGTTTTGGATAAAAACGGAATTAAAATGTCTAAGAGTAAAGGAAATACCATAGACCCATTTAAAACCATTGCAGAAAACGGTCCAGATGCTACACGTTGGTATATGATTATGAATGCAAATCCGTGGGATAACTTGAAGTTTGACCTTGAAGGAATTGCTGAGGTTAAACGTAAATTCTTCGGGACACTTTACAATACCTATTCATTCTTCTCGTTATATGCTAACATCGACGGATTTAAATACGAAGAAGCTGAAATTCCGTTAAACGAAAGACCAGAAATCGATCAGTGGATTATTTCTGAATTACATTCGTTAATCAAATTTGTTGACGAATGTTATGAAGATTACGAGCCAACAAAAGCGACAAGAGCCATTTCTGATTTCGTTCAGGAAAACTTAAGTAACTGGTACGTTCGTTTATGTCGTCGTCGTTTCTGGAAAGGAGAATACGCTAAAGATAAAATTGCGACTTACCAAACGCTTTATACTTGTTTGCTTACCATTAGTAAATTAAGCGCTCCAGTTGCTCCATTTTTTATGGATAAATTATACAGAGATTTGATAGCTTCTACGGGAACCGAGGATTTTGCTAGTGTTCACTTGGCAGAATTCCCAAAATTTGTCGAAAACTTTGTTAATAAAACGTTGGAAAGCAAAATGCAGAAGGCGCAAACGATCTCATCTTTGGTGTTGTCACTACGTAAAAAAGAGATGATAAAAGTTCGTCAACCTTTGCAAAAGGTAATGATTCCAGTACTTGACGAGAATCAGCGTGCTGAAATCGAAGCGATTTCTGACCTTGTAAAAGCTGAGGTAAATGTTAAAGAAATTGAACTTTTAGATGATGCTTCAGGTATTTTGGTAAAACAAATTAAGCCTAATTTTAAGGCGCTTGGCCCACGTTTTGGTAAGGATATGGGGTTGATTTCCAAAGAGATACAAAGTTTTTCTGCGGATCAAATCAATCAGCTGGACAAGCAAGGGACGCTAGATATTGTTATTGCAGGAAATAGTGTAACTTTATCATTAGAAGATGTGGAAATTACATCGCAAGATATCGAAGGATGGTTGGTTGCTAATTCAAACGGAATAACAGTTGCGCTTGATATTACTCTTACCGAAGAATTAAAAAATGAAGGTATCGCTAGAGAATTAGTTAATAGAATACAAAACATTCGTAAAGACTCAGGATTTGAGGTTACGGATAAGATTAAAGTTCAAATAAAACGAGACGGTATTTTAGAAGATGCAGTTTCAAAAAATGAAGACTATATTAAGTCTGAAACATTAACAGATGAACTAGTTTTTGCTGACGTTTTAGAAAACGGCACAGAAATTGAGTTTGATGACATTAGAACCATTATATTAATTTCAAAATAGTAGAAAATGATAGATGAAATTATTAGATACTCAGATGCAGATTTAGCAGAGTTCAAAGAAATAATCCAAGCAAAAATTAAAAAAGCACAAGAAGATCTTGATTTGATCAAAAGTGCCTATATGAACGATTTGAATAACGGAACTGACGATACTTCTCCAACTTTTAAAGCTTTTGAAGAAGGAAGTGAGACCATGTCTAAAGAAGCAAACTCTCAGTTGGCTATCAGACAAGAGAAATTCATTCGTGACTTAAAAAATGCTTTATTCCGTGTGGAAAATAAAACTTACGGTATCTGCAAAGTAACAGGTAAATTAATTAGCAAAGAAAGGCTTAAAATCGTTCCTCATGCAACAATGAGTATCGAAGCTAAAAACTTGCAACGATAAGATTGCGTAGAAATATGTAATAAAAAAGCGCTCCTTTATGGAGCGCTTTTTTTGTTTAATGTTTAACTATGAGCTAGTTTACTAGTGAATTTGTACTTTGAAAGAAATTGTTTATAATTAATCAAAATAAAATTAAAAATGCGGTATTGATTTTTGTAAGAACAATTTCGTTTGTTTTACTTTCATTCATTATAAGCTATAAAAAAACCGTCTTGAATTAAGACGGTTTGTAATGGATAAAATTTAAGAAAAATTATGCTAGGTTTTTTTCAACGTCAGCTTTGTGTTTTCTTAAAATAGCTCTTGTCATACCCAGATTAGCTTTTGAAGCATCTGCGGCCAAGTAAATCATGAACTTTTTGTTTGGAGAAATGTCGATAATATGAATTTGATTAGAAAGTGTAATCAAAATATCTTCGATATCCTGGTTTAAGTTTAATGCTTTTACAGCACTTAGTTTAGCTTTTACAACCTCTAGGTTATAAGTCACGCAAGTTCAGGGTCAAAACTAGGGTCGATAGTTAAATTTCCAAAACTTAATCCAGATTCAATTTCAGTTACTGCTACAGCGATAAAGCCGTTCACGTTTGTTTTCATTTCATTTAAAAACACGTTTAAAAAATCATTACTCATAGTTCATTTGGGTTATTTGTTAATAGAATTTATTGTTATTTCAATAATGAATTTTTGCTTAATTCAGCAGAAACTTCTTCTGTAGAACGCATCAATAATGCAAGGTTGCTTCCTTCTCGAGAAAAAGCAACAATGAAATTGGAACCGCTTATTTTGTTTCCAACGATAACGCCTTCGGCGCTTTTTAAGTACAATTGTTTTAAAGAGCCTTTTTCTAAATCAAGTAAGAATTTTTCGCTCATAGATAAAATTGTCGCGCTCATTGCGGCGATACTATCTCCATAGTCTAAATTCAGTGAGGTAATGAGTTTGCCTTTTCCATTTAAAATTAAAGTCGCTGTAGATTTTGTGCTGACAAGAAAGTCATTTAGGGTAGTTGTGATTTCATTCATGATTTTGTAGGATTTTGGGATGAATGTTAAATTCAGTTCATTTGGAATTTGGATTTAAAAATTAATTGCTGTTTAACCTAAACAAGTGTTAATTTTTATTAACAAATATAAATTAAATTATGTATCATTGTAGTACCAAATCAGTAATAATTTAAATTATTTACTACAAAAAACTTACATTATGGCTAAAGTATTGAAATTCAAAGAAGTAAACTCTGATGTAGAGCGCAGAATGAAAGAATTTGAAAAACTGCGCGTTAAGTTTAAAGCTGATGTAAAAAAGGGAGAAGCTAAGAAGTTGGCGGCGGAAAAGAAAGCAAGGGAATATTTAAATCTATTTCAGAATTTTTTTCCGACAGTCCAAAGACACCAGCTAAAGCTGCCGTAAAAAAGTAAACTTCATCAGGTTTAGATTAGCAGATAAACTTGTTTAGTTTGTTACAAAAGAATTAACGCTCCTTTAGGAGCGTTTTTTTTGATTAAATTGTTATTTTTGCCCATCAAAAAATTATAAAATGTCATTACGAAAAGCGTATTTCCTTATATTCTTAGTTTTAATTGTTGATCAGCTTTCTAAAATTTATGTCAAAACAAATTTTGTTTTAGGCGAAGAAGTTGTAATTGCTGATTGGTTTAGAATTCATTTTATTGAAAATGAAGGAATGGCTTGGGGTACAAAAATACCAGGTGAATACGGAAAACTAATCTTGACCGTTTTCAGAATCTTTGCTGTTGTTGGAATTGGATGGTGGCTTTCTGATTCAGTAAAAAAGCGTCATTCAAATTATCTGATAGCGACTATTGCATTAATCTTCGCAGGAGCGGCTGGAAATATTATCGATTCTGTTTTCTACGGAGTTATTTTTGATGACAGCACACATAACTTAGCAACTATTTTTTCTCCAACTCCATATGGTACGTGGTTTCATGGTTTGGTTGTAGATATGTTTTACTTTCCTATTTGGGAAGGTGAGCTTCCAAGTTGGTTGCCAATATTTGGAGGAAAACATTTTGCATTCTTCAATGCAATTTTTAATATTGCCGATGTGGCAATTTCTACTGGTGTAGGTATACTTTTGGTTTTCAACAAAAGAGCTTTTCCAAAACACTAATTTTATCGATTTCTCAATTTTATTTGATTTTTTAATTAATACTGCGCTAGAAGTGCTATTTTTACGATATAAAAAATCAAAACCATGCAAAGTCCGTCTTTTTCTATTTATGATGCTTCTGCAGGATCAGGAAAGACGTATACTTTGGTTAAAGAATATTTAAAGATTATTCTTTCTTCTCCAAAAAACGATGCATATCGAAATATTTTAGCAATTACTTTTACCAACAAAGCGGTTCATGAAATGAAAAGCCGTATTGTTGGGAATTTGTCTGAATTTGCAAAAGACGATCCGTCTCCGAAAGCAGCTGATTTGATGGAAGATTTGTCACGCGATACTGGGCTTTCAATCATTAAAATTAAAACCAAATCGCAGCAGATCATTAAGCACTTAATTCATAATTATGCGGCTTTTGATATTTCTACCATTGATAAATTTACCCATAAAGTTATTCGTGCTTTTGCGCACGATTTAAATCTTCCGATGACTTTTGAAGTTACTCTGGATACCGAAAATTTATTGGTTGAGGCTGTTGATGCAATTATTGCTCAAGCAGGAGAAGACGAAACATTGACCAAATTGCTTATCGATTTTACAATGGAAAAAACCGATGATGACAAAAGTTGGGATGT
It encodes:
- a CDS encoding T9SS type A sorting domain-containing protein, translating into MQVKTKAIVISSLNYDFTKWVGNKISFTINNLPLPSNYVTDIKINGRTREVFIATSKELVSFGGISTDANEDLSNVYVYPNLVRPTYTATVKVAGLIDKANVKITDIEGNLVYKVTSLGRTIEWDTTAFGRYKVASGVYMVFISVQDGVETKVKSDDYSMKYHFYLFFCPAKN
- a CDS encoding MBOAT family O-acyltransferase; translated protein: MLFNSFNFVIFLPIVFFLYWVIVNKTLKFQNLLLLVSSYFFYACWDWRFLFLLVFSTMLDYFSGIKISESKSLKVRKFWFWLSISINLGFLGFFKYYNFFVESFAEGLANFGLKVNPLTLDILSPVGISFYTFHGLSYVIDIYKDRIKAEKNLIDYSLFVSFFPLLVAGPIERATHLLPQIKKKRSFDYSKAVDGLRQILWGLFKKIVIADQCAQYATDIFNHSSEYSGSTLVLGAVFFAFQIYGDFSGYSDIAIGTARLFGIDLLRNFAFPYFSRDIAEFWRRWHISLSTWFRDYLYIPLGGSKGGTWMKIRNTFIIFLVSGFWHGANWTFIVWGLLHALYIMPSIIFNTNRKNLDIVAQGRFIPNGKEILQMIMTFCLTVFAWIFFRADSLKHAVSYISKIFSSSLFTSVKYDGDDFKNVLFLLLFVFIVVEWLGRENQFAIAKLGLRWKPLFRYAFYFVIIIAIFWYSGEQQQFIYFQF
- the ileS gene encoding isoleucine--tRNA ligase, translated to MSTKFTEYKGLDLPTVASEVLDFWKKENIFEKSVTTREGAEPFVFFEGPPSANGLPGIHHVMARAIKDIFCRYKTQKGFQVKRKAGWDTHGLPVELGTEKELGITKEDIGKTISIEEYNEACKKTVMRYTDVWNDLTEKMGYWVDMEDPYVTYKPKYMESVWWLLKQIYDKGLLYKGYTIQPYSPKAGTGLSSHEVNQPGAYRDVTDTTIVAQFKTLPETLPSFLQGFGDIHILAWTTTPWTLPSNTALTVGPKIDYVLVKTFNQYTFEPINVVLAKNLVGKQFGKGFFLSEDDADFDNVKNGDKKLPYKILTEAKGADLVEIRYEQLLPYVLPYENAENAFRVIAGDFVTTEDGTGIVHTAPTFGADDAKVAKEAKPEVPPMLVLDENGTPVPLVDLQGKFTSHLGDLAGKYVKNEYYDAGQAPEKSVDVEIAIRLKEENKAFKVEKYVHSYPHSWRTDEPLLYYPLDSWFIKVTDVKDRMFDLNETINWKPKSTGEGRFGNWLKNANDWNLSRSRYWGIPLPIWRTEDKTEEVIIGSVEELYNAIEKSIEAGFQKENPFKGFEIGNMSEANYDLIDLHKNVVDGLTLVSASGKPMKRESDLIDVWFDSGAMPYAQWHYPFENKEKIDDNKDFPANFIAEGVDQTRGWFYTLHAIGTLVFDKIAYKNVVSNGLVLDKNGIKMSKSKGNTIDPFKTIAENGPDATRWYMIMNANPWDNLKFDLEGIAEVKRKFFGTLYNTYSFFSLYANIDGFKYEEAEIPLNERPEIDQWIISELHSLIKFVDECYEDYEPTKATRAISDFVQENLSNWYVRLCRRRFWKGEYAKDKIATYQTLYTCLLTISKLSAPVAPFFMDKLYRDLIASTGTEDFASVHLAEFPKFVENFVNKTLESKMQKAQTISSLVLSLRKKEMIKVRQPLQKVMIPVLDENQRAEIEAISDLVKAEVNVKEIELLDDASGILVKQIKPNFKALGPRFGKDMGLISKEIQSFSADQINQLDKQGTLDIVIAGNSVTLSLEDVEITSQDIEGWLVANSNGITVALDITLTEELKNEGIARELVNRIQNIRKDSGFEVTDKIKVQIKRDGILEDAVSKNEDYIKSETLTDELVFADVLENGTEIEFDDIRTIILISK
- a CDS encoding TraR/DksA family transcriptional regulator codes for the protein MIDEIIRYSDADLAEFKEIIQAKIKKAQEDLDLIKSAYMNDLNNGTDDTSPTFKAFEEGSETMSKEANSQLAIRQEKFIRDLKNALFRVENKTYGICKVTGKLISKERLKIVPHATMSIEAKNLQR
- a CDS encoding roadblock/LC7 domain-containing protein; this encodes MNEITTTLNDFLVSTKSTATLILNGKGKLITSLNLDYGDSIAAMSATILSMSEKFLLDLEKGSLKQLYLKSAEGVIVGNKISGSNFIVAFSREGSNLALLMRSTEEVSAELSKNSLLK
- a CDS encoding lipoprotein signal peptidase encodes the protein MSLRKAYFLIFLVLIVDQLSKIYVKTNFVLGEEVVIADWFRIHFIENEGMAWGTKIPGEYGKLILTVFRIFAVVGIGWWLSDSVKKRHSNYLIATIALIFAGAAGNIIDSVFYGVIFDDSTHNLATIFSPTPYGTWFHGLVVDMFYFPIWEGELPSWLPIFGGKHFAFFNAIFNIADVAISTGVGILLVFNKRAFPKH